The Procambarus clarkii isolate CNS0578487 chromosome 4, FALCON_Pclarkii_2.0, whole genome shotgun sequence genomic sequence acctctacacaGCCACATCCtggtacccatgacaacacctctacatagccacacttgggtacccatgacaacacctctacatagccacactcgggtacccatgacaacacctctacatagccacaccccggtacccatgacaacacctctacatagccacacttgggtacccatgacaacacctctacatagccacatcctggtacccatgacaacacctctacatagccacacttgggtacccatgacaacacctctacatagccacatcctggtacccatgacaacacctctacatagccacaccccggtacccatgacaacagctctacatagccacacttgggtacccatgacaacacctctacatagccacaccccggtacccatgacaacacctctacatagccacaccccggtacccatgacaacagctctacatagccacaccccggtacccatgacaacacctctacatagccacactcgggtacccatgacaacacctctacatagccacaccccggtacccatgacaacacctctacatagccacacttgggtacccatgacaacacctctacatagccacatcctggtacccatgacaacacctctacatagccacacttgggtacccatgacaacacctctacatagccacaccccggtacccatgacaacacctctacatagccacaccccggtacccatgacaacagctctacatagccacacttgggtacccatgacaacacctctacatagccacaccccggtacccatgacaacacctctacatagccacaccccggtacccatgacaacagctctacatagccacaccccggtacccatgacaacacctctacatagccacactcgggtacccatgacaacacctctacatagccacaccccggtacccatgacaacacctctacatagccacacttgggtacccatgacaacacctctacatagccacatcctggtacccatgacaacacctctacatagccacacttgggtacccatgacaacacctctacatagccacaccccGGTAGCCATGACCGCAAATGAGTCGAGAAAATGTTAGGAAATGCTCGTACTCTATATACGAGTTGTCAATAAGAGGAATGAACTTaagagaagttgtggaagccacccacATTCACAATTTTAAGACAGGTTCGACAAAAAATGTTGAACGTAAGAATAATGAAATTTTAACGCAACGGGAACAGGGAGTAGTAGGGTAGAAATATCCTAAGTACTGTATCCTTTTGtggtgtattttattgtctcaataaacgtacttgaactaagAGATAGTAGGCGGAGCATAAAGAGGTAGAGCTCACTCCACGTAGTCACTATTAAGTACTCGGTAGACTAGACTCACCGCACACTGTACTAGTTTACTCGAAGAGACAAATATGGTGCAGATGACgagtcacaataccgtggctgaagatataatgaccaaactacacatcagacaatggagaaaCGATGACAATTCGGTCTGTCCAGAATCATTACCAAGTCGTGTAatcgacctgataatggtccacggCGGACCGGAACGTTGTCGtttctccattgtctgatgtgtggtttggccaAAAAAAAAGTATGGTGAATTAATTATTAATCCGTATTCAGTGTCCTCTTGCATGGGGAACGCAAATTCCGTTATTACATTTCAGCAAAATTGTCTACGCTTAAATAAAATCGTGAAATTTATTCATGTTAATAAACTGACTTTATAACAACCATTGCTAGCTAATATTTCcacaatattttaatattattgtttgagaTTCTGGCCAaagaatttaatattgtttgttgttgttaatgtGAATGGCTTGCTCTTGAGAGGTCTGCGTGACAGCGCTCCGACCCCGGCTTGACGGGTAGTGAAGGTCGCCCACCACTGGGGAGGTACAGGCGcaaattaataatttatttagtacACACTTAGGAAATTTGTGTGCTCTTGTGTTTGTACATTAAAGAATTTaatgtgctgctgctgtgttttTGTGTTCGGTCGACCTGCctgctttctgtctgtctgtctgcctgcctgcctgcctgcctgcctgcctgcctgcctgcctgcctgcctgtctgcctgcctgcctgctttgtCGTGCCCCCTGCCTTGCTGAGCCTGTCTGCCTTGCCGTGCCCCCGTGCCTTACTGAGCCTGTCTGCCTTGCAGTACCCCGGGCCTTGCCTGCCGACCTTGTTAGCCTGCACTGTGTGTCCAACCTGCCCTCCTGCCTATATATATCCCCTGAAGTACAATACACTATATACCCCCAACACTAACGGCTGTACAAGAAAAGATCAAGGCACGAGGCCTTATAATCCACGAAGACATCAGTCGTTCATCAAAATAATTATGATAGTTTCCGTTTTTCCTTTAATCGTATAATTTGCATACAGACGTAACTATAACACTATCTTAAGCATTGATTAAGATCCCTTTTCATTAAAGGGATCATTGTGTATACTGTTCTGGACGACTCGTGGTCATTAAGGGCATAATACTTTAAGATGTATCAAGACTTGGACAGATTACTGCTGATGGTTGAAAGTGCCGTGGAAGACATATTCGAATGTGTATTATACATTGAGGGATGACCTCGTTAACAGGTCGAGGGTTGTTGTACTTGCAGGAGTACAATGAACATCTTGGGGACGTTGTCATGGGGCGTGGGAAGCTCTTGTTGTTCTCTTCTTGTACTTTGgctcttgctttctctctctctctctctcttgctctattTACCTCTTTTTTAAATTCCTATCTGGGTCTTTCCTATTTTCTCCTTCTCTCACTCTCAtctctccttcctttcctcccctcCTTTCTCACTCCCATAACCCCTCGgcttttctctccctccctccttttttTCCAGATAAGTAGCACATCCTTTGTTCTgaacttctctttctctctccctcctcctcctctctccctcccttcctccctcccttcctccctcccaaagccctcccttcctccctcccaaagccctccctccctctctcttcctccctccctctctcatccctctcccGTCCCCGTGTATTCAGGTATCCGGAAGCAGCAGTAGAAGACGGCGGTGTCGGGGctgccaccagtgtgtgtgtgttgttgtattcGTCACCTTTTGACGTGATTGGCCTCCGACGTACACGTGACCTTCCTCCtggtagggagggagggcgagggggAATTGTGGCCTTGGGTGGCGAATGGTGGGGAAAAATGACGTGTCTTTTCATGTACTCAGATTTGCTTGTCCGAGACGCAGTTTTGCTTGTCCGGGACGCAGTTTTGCTTGCCCTGGATGCAGTTTTGCTTGTTCGGGACGCAGTTTTGCTTGTCCGGGACGCAGTTTTGCTTGTCCGGGAGGCAGTTTTGCTTGTCCGGGACGCAGTTTTGCTTGTCCGGGACGCAGTTTTACTGGTCCTGGACGCAGTTTTGCTTGCCCTGGACGCAGTTTTGCTTGCCCTGGACGCAGTTTTGCTTGTCCGGGAGGCAGTTTTGCTTGTCCGGGACGCAGTTTTGCTTGTCCGGGACGCAGTTTTACTGGTCCTGGACGCAGTTTTGCTTGCCCTGGACGCAGTTTTGCTTGCCCTGGACGCAGTTTTGCTTGTCCGGGACGCAGTTTTGCTTGCCCTGGACGCAGTTTTGCTTGTTCGGGACGCAGTTTTGCTTGTCCGGGACGCAGTTTTGCTTGTCCGGGACGCAGTTTTGCTTGTCCGGGACGCAGTTTTACTGGTCCTGGACGCAGTTTTGCTTGCCCTGGACGCAGTTTTGCTTGTCCGGGACGCAGTTTTGCTTGTCCGGGACGCAGTTTTGCTTGTCCGGGACGCAGTTTTGCTTGTCCGGGACGCAGTTTTGCTTGTCCGGGACGCAGTTTTGCTTGTCCGGGACGCAGTTTTACTGGTCCTGGACGCAGTTTTGCTTGCCCTGGACGCAGTTTTACTGGTCCTGGACGCAGTTTTGCTTGCCCTGGACGCAGTTTTGCTTGTCCGGGACGCAGTTTTGCTTGTCCGGGACGCAGTTTTACTGGTCCTGGACGCAGTTTTGCTTGTCCGGGACGCAGTTTTACTGGTCCTGGACGCAGTTTTGCTTGCCCTGGACGCAGTTTTGCTTGTCCGGGACGCAGTTTTACTGGTCCTGGACGCAGTTTTGCTTGCCCTGGACGCAGTTTTGCTTGTCCGGGACGCAGTTTTACTGGTCCTGGACGCAGTTTTGCTTGCCCTGGACGCAGTTTTGCTTGCCCTGGACGCAGTTTTGCTTGTCCGGGACGCAGTTTTGCTTGTCCGGGACGCAGTTTTGCTTGTCCGGGACGCAGTTTTGCTTGTCCGGGACGCAGTTTTGCTTGTCCGGGACGCAGTTTTACTGGTCCTGGACGCAGTTTTGCTTGTCCGGGACGCAGTTTTACTGGTCCTGGACGCAGTTTTGCTTGTCCGGGACGCAGTTTTGCTTGTCCGGGACGCAGTTTTACTGGTCCTGGACGCAGTTTTGCTTGTCCGGGACGCAGTTTTACTGGTCCTGGACGCAGTTTTGCTTGTCCGGGACGCAGTTTTACTGGTCCTGGACGCAGTTTTGCTTGTCCGGGACGCAGTTTTACTGGTCCTGGACGCAGTTTTGCTTGTCCGGGACGCAGTTTTACTGGTCCTGGACGCAGTTTTGCTTGTCCGGGACGCAGTTTTGCTTGTCCGGGACGCAGTTTTGCTTGTCCGGGACGCAGTTTTGCTTGTCCGGGACGCAGTTTTACTGGTCCTGGACGCAGTTTTGCTTGTCCGGGACGCAGTTTTGCTTGTCCGGGACGCAGTTTTGCTTGTCCGGGACGCAGTTTTGCTTGTCCGGGACGCAGTTTTACTGGTCCGGGACGCAGTTTTGCTTGTCCGGGACGCAGTTTTGCTTGCCCTGGACGCAGTTTTGCTTGTCCGGGACGCAGTTTTGCTTGTCCGGGACGCAGTTTTGCTTGTCCGGGACGCAGTTTTGCTTGTCCGGGACGCAGTTTTGCTTGTCCGGGACGCAGTTTTACTGGTCCTGGACGCAGTTTTGCTTGTCCGGGACGCAGTTTTGCTTGTCCGGGACGCAGTTTTGCTTGCCTTGGACGCAGGTATTGCGTGTCATCTGCTTGTGTTTTTGCTCTCATATTTATTACTACATGGTTTCTGTTTTTTTTAATCTCTTCCCAATGTCTTGTTCTTTGCCCATTTTTCCACCTTGTCTTTTTCTCCCTCGTGTGATTAGTAGGTCACCTTCTCCAGGTTTCCATTGTATTGATGGATTCCGTATTGATCTGTCTTATTGATCTGCCTCATTGATCTGCTTTATTGATCTGCCTTATTAATCTGCCATATTGATCTTCCTTACTGACCTGTTTTATTGACTTGCCTTACTGATCTACCTTATTG encodes the following:
- the LOC123767221 gene encoding golgin subfamily A member 6-like protein 22, which produces MRAKTQADDTQYLRPRQAKLRPGQAKLRPGQAKLRPGPVKLRPGQAKLRPGQAKLRPGQAKLRPGQAKLRPGQAKLRPGQAKLRPGQAKLRPGPVKLRPGQAKLRPGQAKLRPGQAKLRPGQAKLRPGPVKLRPGQAKLRPGQAKLRPGQAKLRPGQAKLRPGPVKLRPGQAKLRPGPVKLRPGQAKLRPGPVKLRPGQAKLRPGPVKLRPGQAKLRPGPVKLRPGQAKLRPGQAKLRPGPVKLRPGQAKLRPGPVKLRPGQAKLRPGQAKLRPGQAKLRPGQAKLRPGQAKLRPGQAKLRPGQAKLRPGPVKLRPGQAKLRPGQAKLRPGPVKLRPGQAKLRPGQAKLRPGPVKLRPGQAKLRPGPVKLRPGQAKLRPGQAKLRPGQAKLRPGPVKLRPGQAKLRPGPVKLRPGQAKLRPGQAKLRPGQAKLRPGQAKLRPGQAKLRPGQAKLRPGQAKLRPGPVKLRPGQAKLRPGQAKLRPGQAKLRPEQAKLRPGQAKLRPGQAKLRPGQAKLRPGQAKLRPGPVKLRPGQAKLRPGQAKLPPGQAKLRPGQAKLRPGQAKLRPGPVKLRPGQAKLRPGQAKLPPGQAKLRPGQAKLRPEQAKLHPGQAKLRPGQAKLRLGQANLST